From a region of the Arachis ipaensis cultivar K30076 chromosome B09, Araip1.1, whole genome shotgun sequence genome:
- the LOC107619322 gene encoding cytochrome P450 77A3: protein MATIMSISFSSLDLSSYYHLIFTLLAFLLSCLIFLLTHRTKSKKLNLPPGPAGWPIVGNLFQFARSGKPFFDYVNDLKSIYGPIFTLQMGTRTMIILTDAKLVHEAMIQKGAMYASRPPENPTRTIFSSNKFTVNAAVYGPVWKSLRRNMVQNMLSSTRLREFRTVRDKAMEKLINRLRTEAENNNGVVFVRKDARFATFCILVAMCFGLDMEEHKVEKIDEVMKNVLITLNPRLDDYLPILSPFFSKQRKRALQVRKEQVDFIVPLIEQRRRAIENPGSDEIATTFSYLDTLFDLKVEGRKSGPSNDELVSLCSEFLNGGTDTTATAVEWGIAQLIANPEVQEKLYREITECVGEKRVDEKDIEKMPYLHAVVKELLRKHPPTHFVLTHAVTQPTTLGGYHIPLFANVEVYTPAIGEDRRLWSNPEKFDPDRFITGGEEADITGVTGVKMMPFGVGRRICPGLAMGTVHIHLMLARMVQEFQWSAYPPGKNIDFSGKLEFTVVMKEPLRAIVKPRP, encoded by the exons ATGGCCACAATAATGTCTATCTCTTTCTCATCTCTTGATCTTTCCTCTTACTACCACCTTATCTTCACTCTCTTGGCCTTCCTCTTATCATGCCTCATTTTCTTACTCACTCACCGAACCAAATCCAAGAAACTCAACCTTCCTCCGGGTCCCGCCGGCTGGCCTATTGTCGGAAACCTCTTCCAATTCGCCCGCTCCGGCAAGCCCTTCTTTGACTACGTCAATGACCTCAAATCAATCTATGGTCCAATCTTCACTCTTCAAATGGGGACAAGAACAATGATTATACTCACCGATGCCAAGCTCGTCCACGAAGCCATGATCCAGAAAGGCGCCATGTATGCGTCAAGGCCGCCGGAGAATCCTACCAGGACTATCTTCAGCTCTAACAAGTTCACCGTTAACGCCGCCGTTTACGGACCGGTTTGGAAGTCTCTGCGGCGGAACATGGTTCAGAACATGCTGAGCTCCACCAGGCTGAGGGAGTTCCGTACCGTGAGGGACAAGGCCATGGAGAAGCTCATCAACCGCCTCAGAACTGAAGCAGAGAACAACAATGGCGTTGTCTTCGTCCGCAAAGACGCGAGGTTCGCGACGTTTTGTATCCTCGTTGCAATGTGTTTTGGCCTCGACATGGAAGAACACAAGGTGGAGAAAATAGATGAAGTGATGAAGAACGTTCTCATAACTCTGAATCCAAGACTCGATGATTACCTTCCGATCCTGAGTCCTTTCTTCTCGAAACAGAGGAAAAGAGCGTTACAAGTTCGAAAGGAACAGGTGGATTTCATTGTACCGTTGATTGAACAGAGAAGAAGAGCTATAGAGAATCCAGGCTCCGACGAAATCGCAACAACATTCTCATACCTTGACACACTGTTCGATCTGAAGGTTGAAGGGAGGAAATCTGGTCCTTCAAATGATGAATTGGTTTCCCTCTGCTCAGAGTTCCTGAACGGGGGAACAGACACGACGGCCACGGCGGTGGAATGGGGGATAGCGCAGCTGATTGCTAATCCGGAAGTCCAAGAAAAGCTTTACAGAGAGATAACGGAATGTGTTGGGGAGAAGAGGGTGGATGAGAAGGACATAGAAAAGATGCCGTATTTGCATGCGGTGGTTAAGGAGCTTCTCAGGAAGCATCCTCCAACGCACTTTGTGCTAACACATGCTGTTACTCAGCCTACAACTTTGGGTGGATATCATATTCCCCTTTTTGCAAATGTTGAGGTCTACACCCCCGCCATCG GTGAGGACAGAAGGCTCTGGTCAAACCCTGAGAAGTTTGACCCAGATAGGTTCATCACAGGCGGTGAAGAAGCAGACATAACTGGAGTGACTGGAGTGAAGATGATGCCGTTCGGTGTTGGGAGAAGGATATGCCCTGGTTTGGCCATGGGGACAGTGCACATTCATCTCATGCTGGCTCGGATGGTTCAGGAGTTTCAATGGAGTGCTTATCCACCTGGCAAGAACATCGATTTCTCTGGCAAGCTTGAGTTCACTGTGGTCATGAAAGAACCTCTAAGAGCAATCGTCAAGCCAAGACCTTAA